A section of the Diabrotica virgifera virgifera chromosome 8, PGI_DIABVI_V3a genome encodes:
- the LOC126889738 gene encoding uncharacterized protein LOC126889738 has product MSTSRGRQMVTNARNDVIVHVLNNNIKDTIKCAIKTNNEEATVLENTDADELGPTLLSLEQEVAAANLLLLGESAVTNETFSTDINNVTDGLPKESDFEKVSNWLRNIDNERLDCDAILETVSNEISTNELSRDKTHLEELRNDVALNHEGILNEVMSSSSSVIADQIDESWLPENENKSDYSTSSEEGKQQEGEDLDCEAILETVSNEISTNELSRDKTHLEELRNDVALNHEGILNEVMSSSSSVIADQIDESWLPENENKSDYSTSSEEGKQQEGEEPVARADNDGNNENKKARKKIADINEWHDIKNKRLRQHGKKYIGWTRIGKTAKRGTPRNEKQMGPVCLSSVCKKSTVRQCQDLNEEDRKELFNNFWNNLTWDQKKIYIASLVCKKEKNRNTKKETEESRRKNTLTYTLKTLDGKILTVCKKLFLSTFALTEHYVFNCLTSETKHGMIAATEVNNERRREKRKIAEIQKETQCNKSSNSAKDVLRNFLDSLPKLPAHYCRKSTSKLYIEPIFGDNMSKVYQEYSRMCREQNKELKPVSRYTFDLIVKEKHISFHIPKKDRCDTCCSYETNNLDENVYKKHINNKEKARQEKENDKQAGHVKQCIVLTQDLQAVKVCPMLNASALYYKTKLCCHNFTIFNVNTHHVRCYWFRETEADLSANTFATCITDYLLDLCPVNIPIIIWSDGCTYQNRNATLSNALLSFSVENNVITYQKYLERGHTQMEADSVHAQIEKTVKYKSIYLPSDYIRLTKESRKQTPYQTKEVTYDFIKNFSETLVYPSIRPGRKVNDPTVTDIKVIKYTPDGIIQVKLDYCGEFIDLPTRKPRSAKTNVSQLGQFKPLRNAPIKITNTKYNHLQQLKSVIPKDCHGFYDTLPHESKQKN; this is encoded by the coding sequence ATGAGTACCTCTAGAGGTCGTCAAATGGTAACAAATGCAAGAAATGACGTAATAGTTCACGTTTTAAACAATAATATCAAGGACACCATTAAGTGTGCCATAAAAACAAACAATGAAGAAGCCACAGTATTGGAAAATACCGATGCGGATGAGCTGGGACCTACATTATTATCTTTGGAACAAGAGGTTGCCGCAGCCAATCTGCTTTTATTGGGGGAGTCTGCAGTAACAAACGAAACGTTTTCGACAGACATAAACAATGTTACTGATGGATTGCCAAAGGAATCTGATTTTGAAAAAGTGAGTAACTGGCTAAGGAATATTGACAATGAACGTTTAGATTGTGACGCAATATTAGAAACGGTTTCCAATGAAATTTCGACAAATGAGCTCTCCAGGGACAAAACACATCTAGAAGAATTAAGAAATGACGTTGCACTAAACCACGAAGGTATTTTAAATGAAGTGATGTCGAGCTCATCGTCTGTAATTGCTGATCAGATTGATGAATCGTGGTTGCCAGAAAACGAAAATAAGTCAGATTACTCAACTAGTTCGGAAGAAGGCAAACAACAAGAAGGGGAAGATTTAGATTGTGAAGCAATATTAGAAACGGTTTCCAATGAAATTTCGACAAATGAGCTCTCCAGGGACAAAACACATCTAGAAGAATTAAGAAATGACGTTGCACTAAACCACGAAGGTATTTTAAATGAAGTGATGTCGAGCTCATCGTCTGTAATTGCTGATCAGATTGATGAATCGTGGTTGCCAGAAAACGAAAATAAGTCAGATTACTCAACTAGTTCGGAAGAAGGCAAACAACAAGAAGGGGAAGAACCAGTAGCAAGAGCCGATAATGACGGTAACAACGAAAATAAAAAAGCTCGAAAAAAAATAGCAGATATCAACGAATGGcacgatattaaaaataaaagactaAGACAACacggaaaaaaatatattggctgGACAAGGATTGGAAAGACAGCGAAAAGAGGAACACCTAGAAATGAAAAACAAATGGGACCAGTCTGCTTATCCTCCGTATGTAAAAAATCCACAGTAAGGCAGTGTCAAGATTTAAATGAAGAGGACCgaaaagaacttttcaacaactTTTGGAACAATCTCACATGGGACCAGAAAAAAATCTATATCGCTTCTCTGGTttgcaaaaaagaaaaaaacagaaATACAAAGAAAGAGACTGAAGAATCAAGGAGGAAAAATACATTAACCTACACACTTAAAACATTAGATGGCAAGATTTTGACTGTTTGCAAAAAGTTATTTTTGTCAACGTTTGCTCTTACAGAACATTATGTATTTAACTGTTTGACATCAGAAACAAAGCATGGAATGATAGCAGCAACAGAGGTAAATAATGAGAGAAGAAGAGAGAAGAGAAAAATAgcagagatccaaaaagaaactCAATGCAATAAGTCCAGTAACAGCGCCAAAGATGTATTGCGTAATTTTTTAGATTCTCTTCCGAAACTCCCTGCTCACTATTGTCGCAAATCTACAAGTAAATTATATATTGAGCCTATTTTTGGAGACAATATGAGCAAAGTATACCAGGAATATTCCAGAATGTGCCGTGAACAAAATAAGGAATTGAAACCAGTTTCAAGATACACTTTTGATTTAATAgtaaaagaaaaacatatttccTTCCACATACCAAAAAAAGATCGTTGTGATACATGCTGCAGTTATGAAACAAATAATCTAGATGAGAATGTCTATAAGAAGCACATTAACAACAAAGAAAAAGCAAGGCAAGAAAAGGAGAACGACAAACAGGCAGGGCATGTAAAACAATGCATTGTCCTAACACAAGATCTTCAGGCAGTAAAAGTATGTCCCATGTTAAATGCATCGGCTTTATACTATAAAACAAAACTTTGCTGTCACAACTTTACCATATTTAATGTTAATACTCATCATGTAAGATGCTACTGGTTTAGAGAAACAGAAGCTGACCTATCCGCCAATACCTTTGCAACTTGTATCACTGATTACTTGTTAGACCTCTGTCCTGTAAATATTCCTATTATTATTTGGAGCGATGGTTGCACCTATCAGAATAGGAATGCTACATTGTCAAATGCGCTTCTATCTTTTAGTGTCGAAAACAATGTTATTACCTACCAAAAGTATCTTGAGCGTGGCCACACACAAATGGAGGCCGATTCCGTTCACGCTCAAATAGAAAAGACAGTAAAATATAAGTCTATTTATCTTCCAAGTGATTATATCAGACTCACAAAGGAGTCGAGGAAACAAACACCATACCAGACAAAAGAGGTCACTTATGACTTTATCAAAAATTTTTCCGAAACTTTAGTATACCCTTCCATTAGACCAGGTCGAAAAGTGAACGATCCAACCGTAACTGATATTAAAGTCATCAAGTATACGCCTGATGGAATCATCCAAGTAAAATTAGATTATTGTGGTGAGTTTATAGATCTACCTACAAGAAAACCTAGAAGTGCAAAAACCAATGTTTCACAACTAGGCCAGTTTAAACCATTACGTAACGCTCCTATCAAAATAACCAACACAAAATATAATCACTTACAGCAACTTAAAAGTGTAATTCCTAAAGACTGCCATGGTTTCTACGACACCTTGCCTCACGAGAGTAAACAGAAGAATTAA